Proteins encoded within one genomic window of Anopheles gambiae chromosome 3, idAnoGambNW_F1_1, whole genome shotgun sequence:
- the LOC1280287 gene encoding histone PARylation factor 1-like isoform X4 — translation MNKPDCKYGAECYQQNPAHKEKFAHPVKSVAENSTVQAVTSNSGNMEIKKRSMETLNQQLEDIKRCKRLSSPEKDICYSEGKDSSYEYHDLTRQRYAVPKVPMSVGILRDIYDSQIEFSQQAEYKELCNEPKKFIKHKFLVLMPPCFEDLWQFCQVQALKTQIKPEETFLQFGLKLVGPYDVLAGKFDRAKVHEPGDYLRHWRFFYDPPEFQTIIVQQNSGVHYGYWRDSPDNTDGLVAWNDVKKGCEFLIVGENIFDAILHFLGNYASVTPFNKKKISDMKKLISDWAQSKDIALNCCEKQKSRKAQIVSKTFHKVGLVVPYDRKTNIGYRPLLESDEKIRAILSKFENLNRFENNLEYQELMRELQPIITAADLATDECDFGTVLELALDFFCSGVKSLHEVMKPLFFTGYSMVNRPQYIAIIKSHLDNRREGINLDLLAGN, via the exons ATGAACAAACCCGATTGCAAATATGGCGCTGAATGTTATCAGCAGAATCCTGCGCATAAAGAAAAGTTTGCTCATCCTGTGAAATCAGTAGCCGAAAACAGTACAGTACAAGCGGTTACGTCTAACTCTGGTAACATGGAAATCAAGAAACGTTCAATGGAAACCCTTAATCAACAGCTGGAAGATATCAAACGTTGTAAACGTCTCTCATCTCCAGAAAAAGATATTTGCTATTCAGAAGGGAAAGACTCTAGCTACGAATATCATGATTTAACTCGCCAGCGTTATGCTGTGCCAAAGGTGCCTATGAGCGTTGGTATTTTGCGCGATATCTATGATTCTCAAATTGAATTTTCCCAACAAGCTGAATACAAGGAATTGTGCAATGAACCTAAAAAATTCATCAAACACAAATTTCTTGTCCTAATGCCACCGTGCTTCGAAGATCTGTGGCAGTTTTGCCAAGTACAAGCATTGAAAACCCAGATAAAACCGGAAGAAACATTTTTGCAGTTCGGACTTAAATTGGTTGGGCCATACGACGTTCTCGCAGGAAAGTTTGACCGCGCGAAAGTTCACGAACCTGGAGATTATTTGCGCCATTGGCGTTTTTTCTATGATCCACCTGAATTCCAGACGATAATCGTGCAACAAAACTCTGGTGTACATTACGGCTATTGGAGAGATAGTCCAGATAACACGGATGGTTTAGTGGCCTGGAACGATGTTAAAAAAGGCTGCGAGTTTCTAATTGTTGGTGAAAACATTTTTGATGCAATATT GCATTTCTTGGGAAACTATGCATCTGTGACGccattcaacaaaaaaaaaatatccgaTATGAAAAAACTTATCAGCGATTGGGCTCAGTCGAAAGACATTGCTTTAAATTGCTGCGAGAAACAAAAGTCTCGCAAGGCACAGATAGTTAGCAAAACTTTCCACAAGGTTGGTCTGGTGGTTCCTTACGATAGGAAGACCAACATAGGATATAGACCTCTGCTAgaaagtgatgaaaaaattCGAGCCATTCTTTCCAAATTCGAAAATCTGAATCGTTTTGAAAATAACCTCGAATACCAAGAACTCATGAGAGAATTACAGCCCATAATAACCGCTGCAGATTTGGCAACAGACGAGTGTGATTTCGGAACGGTCCTTGAACTTGCATTGGACTTTTTCTGCTCTGGTGTGAAAAGTCTACATGAGGTCATGAAGCCTCTTTTTTTTACCGGATATTCCATGGTTAATCGCCCTCAATACATCGCCATCATAAAG TCTCATTTAGATAACCGCAGAGAAGGAATTAATTTGGATTTGCTCGCGGGTAATTGA
- the LOC1280287 gene encoding histone PARylation factor 1-like isoform X1: MNKPDCKYGAECYQQNPAHKEKFAHPVKSVAENSTVQAVTSNSGNMEIKKRSMETLNQQLEDIKRCKRLSSPEKDICYSEGKDSSYEYHDLTRQRYAVPKVPMSVGILRDIYDSQIEFSQQAEYKELCNEPKKFIKHKFLVLMPPCFEDLWQFCQVQALKTQIKPEETFLQFGLKLVGPYDVLAGKFDRAKVHEPGDYLRHWRFFYDPPEFQTIIVQQNSGVHYGYWRDSPDNTDGLVAWNDVKKGCEFLIVGENIFDAILHFLGNYASVTPFNKKKISDMKKLISDWAQSKDIALNCCEKQKSRKAQIVSKTFHKVGLVVPYDRKTNIGYRPLLESDEKIRAILSKFENLNRFENNLEYQELMRELQPIITAADLATDECDFGTVLELALDFFCSGVKSLHEVMKPLFFTGYSMVNRPQYIAIIKSHLDNRREGINLDLLAAPAGECETTKKRKHTHLLLPMVFFAM, translated from the exons ATGAACAAACCCGATTGCAAATATGGCGCTGAATGTTATCAGCAGAATCCTGCGCATAAAGAAAAGTTTGCTCATCCTGTGAAATCAGTAGCCGAAAACAGTACAGTACAAGCGGTTACGTCTAACTCTGGTAACATGGAAATCAAGAAACGTTCAATGGAAACCCTTAATCAACAGCTGGAAGATATCAAACGTTGTAAACGTCTCTCATCTCCAGAAAAAGATATTTGCTATTCAGAAGGGAAAGACTCTAGCTACGAATATCATGATTTAACTCGCCAGCGTTATGCTGTGCCAAAGGTGCCTATGAGCGTTGGTATTTTGCGCGATATCTATGATTCTCAAATTGAATTTTCCCAACAAGCTGAATACAAGGAATTGTGCAATGAACCTAAAAAATTCATCAAACACAAATTTCTTGTCCTAATGCCACCGTGCTTCGAAGATCTGTGGCAGTTTTGCCAAGTACAAGCATTGAAAACCCAGATAAAACCGGAAGAAACATTTTTGCAGTTCGGACTTAAATTGGTTGGGCCATACGACGTTCTCGCAGGAAAGTTTGACCGCGCGAAAGTTCACGAACCTGGAGATTATTTGCGCCATTGGCGTTTTTTCTATGATCCACCTGAATTCCAGACGATAATCGTGCAACAAAACTCTGGTGTACATTACGGCTATTGGAGAGATAGTCCAGATAACACGGATGGTTTAGTGGCCTGGAACGATGTTAAAAAAGGCTGCGAGTTTCTAATTGTTGGTGAAAACATTTTTGATGCAATATT GCATTTCTTGGGAAACTATGCATCTGTGACGccattcaacaaaaaaaaaatatccgaTATGAAAAAACTTATCAGCGATTGGGCTCAGTCGAAAGACATTGCTTTAAATTGCTGCGAGAAACAAAAGTCTCGCAAGGCACAGATAGTTAGCAAAACTTTCCACAAGGTTGGTCTGGTGGTTCCTTACGATAGGAAGACCAACATAGGATATAGACCTCTGCTAgaaagtgatgaaaaaattCGAGCCATTCTTTCCAAATTCGAAAATCTGAATCGTTTTGAAAATAACCTCGAATACCAAGAACTCATGAGAGAATTACAGCCCATAATAACCGCTGCAGATTTGGCAACAGACGAGTGTGATTTCGGAACGGTCCTTGAACTTGCATTGGACTTTTTCTGCTCTGGTGTGAAAAGTCTACATGAGGTCATGAAGCCTCTTTTTTTTACCGGATATTCCATGGTTAATCGCCCTCAATACATCGCCATCATAAAG TCTCATTTAGATAACCGCAGAGAAGGAATTAATTTGGATTTGCTCGCGG CACCCGCGGGAGAGTGCGAAAcgacaaagaaaagaaaacacacacacctcctcctccccatGGTGTTTTTCGCAATGTGA
- the LOC1280287 gene encoding histone PARylation factor 1-like isoform X2 codes for MNKPDCKYGAECYQQNPAHKEKFAHPVKSVAENSTVQAVTSNSGNMEIKKRSMETLNQQLEDIKRCKRLSSPEKDICYSEGKDSSYEYHDLTRQRYAVPKVPMSVGILRDIYDSQIEFSQQAEYKELCNEPKKFIKHKFLVLMPPCFEDLWQFCQVQALKTQIKPEETFLQFGLKLVGPYDVLAGKFDRAKVHEPGDYLRHWRFFYDPPEFQTIIVQQNSGVHYGYWRDSPDNTDGLVAWNDVKKGCEFLIVGENIFDAILHFLGNYASVTPFNKKKISDMKKLISDWAQSKDIALNCCEKQKSRKAQIVSKTFHKVGLVVPYDRKTNIGYRPLLESDEKIRAILSKFENLNRFENNLEYQELMRELQPIITAADLATDECDFGTVLELALDFFCSGVKSLHEVMKPLFFTGYSMVNRPQYIAIIKSHLDNRREGINLDLLAGVFRKVIP; via the exons ATGAACAAACCCGATTGCAAATATGGCGCTGAATGTTATCAGCAGAATCCTGCGCATAAAGAAAAGTTTGCTCATCCTGTGAAATCAGTAGCCGAAAACAGTACAGTACAAGCGGTTACGTCTAACTCTGGTAACATGGAAATCAAGAAACGTTCAATGGAAACCCTTAATCAACAGCTGGAAGATATCAAACGTTGTAAACGTCTCTCATCTCCAGAAAAAGATATTTGCTATTCAGAAGGGAAAGACTCTAGCTACGAATATCATGATTTAACTCGCCAGCGTTATGCTGTGCCAAAGGTGCCTATGAGCGTTGGTATTTTGCGCGATATCTATGATTCTCAAATTGAATTTTCCCAACAAGCTGAATACAAGGAATTGTGCAATGAACCTAAAAAATTCATCAAACACAAATTTCTTGTCCTAATGCCACCGTGCTTCGAAGATCTGTGGCAGTTTTGCCAAGTACAAGCATTGAAAACCCAGATAAAACCGGAAGAAACATTTTTGCAGTTCGGACTTAAATTGGTTGGGCCATACGACGTTCTCGCAGGAAAGTTTGACCGCGCGAAAGTTCACGAACCTGGAGATTATTTGCGCCATTGGCGTTTTTTCTATGATCCACCTGAATTCCAGACGATAATCGTGCAACAAAACTCTGGTGTACATTACGGCTATTGGAGAGATAGTCCAGATAACACGGATGGTTTAGTGGCCTGGAACGATGTTAAAAAAGGCTGCGAGTTTCTAATTGTTGGTGAAAACATTTTTGATGCAATATT GCATTTCTTGGGAAACTATGCATCTGTGACGccattcaacaaaaaaaaaatatccgaTATGAAAAAACTTATCAGCGATTGGGCTCAGTCGAAAGACATTGCTTTAAATTGCTGCGAGAAACAAAAGTCTCGCAAGGCACAGATAGTTAGCAAAACTTTCCACAAGGTTGGTCTGGTGGTTCCTTACGATAGGAAGACCAACATAGGATATAGACCTCTGCTAgaaagtgatgaaaaaattCGAGCCATTCTTTCCAAATTCGAAAATCTGAATCGTTTTGAAAATAACCTCGAATACCAAGAACTCATGAGAGAATTACAGCCCATAATAACCGCTGCAGATTTGGCAACAGACGAGTGTGATTTCGGAACGGTCCTTGAACTTGCATTGGACTTTTTCTGCTCTGGTGTGAAAAGTCTACATGAGGTCATGAAGCCTCTTTTTTTTACCGGATATTCCATGGTTAATCGCCCTCAATACATCGCCATCATAAAG TCTCATTTAGATAACCGCAGAGAAGGAATTAATTTGGATTTGCTCGCGG GTGTTTTTCGCAAGGTGATCCCGTAG
- the LOC1280287 gene encoding histone PARylation factor 1-like isoform X5: MPPCFEDLWQFCQVQALKTQIKPEETFLQFGLKLVGPYDVLAGKFDRAKVHEPGDYLRHWRFFYDPPEFQTIIVQQNSGVHYGYWRDSPDNTDGLVAWNDVKKGCEFLIVGENIFDAILHFLGNYASVTPFNKKKISDMKKLISDWAQSKDIALNCCEKQKSRKAQIVSKTFHKVGLVVPYDRKTNIGYRPLLESDEKIRAILSKFENLNRFENNLEYQELMRELQPIITAADLATDECDFGTVLELALDFFCSGVKSLHEVMKPLFFTGYSMVNRPQYIAIIKSHLDNRREGINLDLLAAPAGECETTKKRKHTHLLLPMVFFAM; the protein is encoded by the exons ATGCCACCGTGCTTCGAAGATCTGTGGCAGTTTTGCCAAGTACAAGCATTGAAAACCCAGATAAAACCGGAAGAAACATTTTTGCAGTTCGGACTTAAATTGGTTGGGCCATACGACGTTCTCGCAGGAAAGTTTGACCGCGCGAAAGTTCACGAACCTGGAGATTATTTGCGCCATTGGCGTTTTTTCTATGATCCACCTGAATTCCAGACGATAATCGTGCAACAAAACTCTGGTGTACATTACGGCTATTGGAGAGATAGTCCAGATAACACGGATGGTTTAGTGGCCTGGAACGATGTTAAAAAAGGCTGCGAGTTTCTAATTGTTGGTGAAAACATTTTTGATGCAATATT GCATTTCTTGGGAAACTATGCATCTGTGACGccattcaacaaaaaaaaaatatccgaTATGAAAAAACTTATCAGCGATTGGGCTCAGTCGAAAGACATTGCTTTAAATTGCTGCGAGAAACAAAAGTCTCGCAAGGCACAGATAGTTAGCAAAACTTTCCACAAGGTTGGTCTGGTGGTTCCTTACGATAGGAAGACCAACATAGGATATAGACCTCTGCTAgaaagtgatgaaaaaattCGAGCCATTCTTTCCAAATTCGAAAATCTGAATCGTTTTGAAAATAACCTCGAATACCAAGAACTCATGAGAGAATTACAGCCCATAATAACCGCTGCAGATTTGGCAACAGACGAGTGTGATTTCGGAACGGTCCTTGAACTTGCATTGGACTTTTTCTGCTCTGGTGTGAAAAGTCTACATGAGGTCATGAAGCCTCTTTTTTTTACCGGATATTCCATGGTTAATCGCCCTCAATACATCGCCATCATAAAG TCTCATTTAGATAACCGCAGAGAAGGAATTAATTTGGATTTGCTCGCGG CACCCGCGGGAGAGTGCGAAAcgacaaagaaaagaaaacacacacacctcctcctccccatGGTGTTTTTCGCAATGTGA
- the LOC1280287 gene encoding histone PARylation factor 1-like isoform X3, which yields MNKPDCKYGAECYQQNPAHKEKFAHPVKSVAENSTVQAVTSNSGNMEIKKRSMETLNQQLEDIKRCKRLSSPEKDICYSEGKDSSYEYHDLTRQRYAVPKVPMSVGILRDIYDSQIEFSQQAEYKELCNEPKKFIKHKFLVLMPPCFEDLWQFCQVQALKTQIKPEETFLQFGLKLVGPYDVLAGKFDRAKVHEPGDYLRHWRFFYDPPEFQTIIVQQNSGVHYGYWRDSPDNTDGLVAWNDVKKGCEFLIVGENIFDAILHFLGNYASVTPFNKKKISDMKKLISDWAQSKDIALNCCEKQKSRKAQIVSKTFHKVGLVVPYDRKTNIGYRPLLESDEKIRAILSKFENLNRFENNLEYQELMRELQPIITAADLATDECDFGTVLELALDFFCSGVKSLHEVMKPLFFTGYSMVNRPQYIAIIKSHLDNRREGINLDLLAVVYNLS from the exons ATGAACAAACCCGATTGCAAATATGGCGCTGAATGTTATCAGCAGAATCCTGCGCATAAAGAAAAGTTTGCTCATCCTGTGAAATCAGTAGCCGAAAACAGTACAGTACAAGCGGTTACGTCTAACTCTGGTAACATGGAAATCAAGAAACGTTCAATGGAAACCCTTAATCAACAGCTGGAAGATATCAAACGTTGTAAACGTCTCTCATCTCCAGAAAAAGATATTTGCTATTCAGAAGGGAAAGACTCTAGCTACGAATATCATGATTTAACTCGCCAGCGTTATGCTGTGCCAAAGGTGCCTATGAGCGTTGGTATTTTGCGCGATATCTATGATTCTCAAATTGAATTTTCCCAACAAGCTGAATACAAGGAATTGTGCAATGAACCTAAAAAATTCATCAAACACAAATTTCTTGTCCTAATGCCACCGTGCTTCGAAGATCTGTGGCAGTTTTGCCAAGTACAAGCATTGAAAACCCAGATAAAACCGGAAGAAACATTTTTGCAGTTCGGACTTAAATTGGTTGGGCCATACGACGTTCTCGCAGGAAAGTTTGACCGCGCGAAAGTTCACGAACCTGGAGATTATTTGCGCCATTGGCGTTTTTTCTATGATCCACCTGAATTCCAGACGATAATCGTGCAACAAAACTCTGGTGTACATTACGGCTATTGGAGAGATAGTCCAGATAACACGGATGGTTTAGTGGCCTGGAACGATGTTAAAAAAGGCTGCGAGTTTCTAATTGTTGGTGAAAACATTTTTGATGCAATATT GCATTTCTTGGGAAACTATGCATCTGTGACGccattcaacaaaaaaaaaatatccgaTATGAAAAAACTTATCAGCGATTGGGCTCAGTCGAAAGACATTGCTTTAAATTGCTGCGAGAAACAAAAGTCTCGCAAGGCACAGATAGTTAGCAAAACTTTCCACAAGGTTGGTCTGGTGGTTCCTTACGATAGGAAGACCAACATAGGATATAGACCTCTGCTAgaaagtgatgaaaaaattCGAGCCATTCTTTCCAAATTCGAAAATCTGAATCGTTTTGAAAATAACCTCGAATACCAAGAACTCATGAGAGAATTACAGCCCATAATAACCGCTGCAGATTTGGCAACAGACGAGTGTGATTTCGGAACGGTCCTTGAACTTGCATTGGACTTTTTCTGCTCTGGTGTGAAAAGTCTACATGAGGTCATGAAGCCTCTTTTTTTTACCGGATATTCCATGGTTAATCGCCCTCAATACATCGCCATCATAAAG TCTCATTTAGATAACCGCAGAGAAGGAATTAATTTGGATTTGCTCGCGG TTGTATATAATCTATCGTAA